One genomic segment of Candidatus Fukatsuia endosymbiont of Tuberolachnus salignus includes these proteins:
- a CDS encoding winged helix-turn-helix domain-containing protein: MKLRNKESEILTLLYENYPHPVSRQQIEQSIWAGSYVTENTLTQTISNLRNAINDKNHEVIITIPKKGYCLTLEPKTIYTEDLKIPERPTDLIEKSERVLTFNTLSFSTWLIGTGIFLLVFLLSFLLFFDRNQINVFHFKPQNLPITINLDKDIDAEFLHTYKKPPYLLLKKNSDNSYLVCKPYKGGLTCLRK; encoded by the coding sequence GTGAAACTAAGAAATAAGGAGTCTGAGATTCTTACTTTGCTCTATGAAAATTATCCACATCCTGTTTCACGACAGCAAATAGAGCAGTCTATATGGGCGGGAAGCTATGTTACTGAAAATACGCTAACACAAACAATTAGCAATTTACGTAATGCCATTAATGATAAGAACCATGAAGTTATTATCACCATCCCTAAAAAAGGCTATTGCTTAACTCTAGAGCCGAAAACGATATATACCGAGGATTTAAAGATACCAGAAAGACCGACAGATCTCATCGAAAAATCGGAACGGGTACTCACTTTTAATACACTTTCTTTTTCTACATGGTTAATCGGTACTGGTATTTTTTTACTTGTTTTTTTATTGTCATTTCTATTATTTTTTGACAGAAATCAGATTAATGTTTTTCATTTTAAACCGCAAAACTTACCTATCACGATTAATTTAGATAAAGATATTGATGCTGAATTTTTACATACTTATAAGAAACCACCGTATCTATTATTAAAGAAAAATAGTGATAATAGTTATTTAGTCTGTAAACCCTATAAAGGTGGATTGACATG